The genome window TACGTGACGTAAGCACGTAAACACGGATAAGGGATTATCGATAAAACGAAGTTTTCTTCCCACGAACTTGTATCGTTTATCTGACGAGTTGACTGCCTAGGAAAATCTATATAAGAAGCTTTTCACCGATTCGGTTATGCAGTTATTTCCATTTGATCTTCCGGCACgcgaaaaacttggaaaacagattttttcatTGGCACCAACTCCGGAGCTGTTTCGAACTCGAAAGGATCGTCGGCAAGGCAAGGCAAGGCATTGGAAATGCGTTTCGTTACTTTCTCACTCAAGATTTCATTCGGATTTTCACTCATTCGTACATTTTTATGCGACATTCGTTGATTTTATTGTTTcttaacgttttttcatctgttCTGATCGACTTCCGGTCCATTGGTCCCGTGGGTTCCGAGGGGCTTTCACTCGGGCACGAAGAGTTTGATTGTCGGCGCGAACGGGATCGGATGTCGGAGCCAGGGACAGAGAATCtgggaaaaattgaaggaaaatcTTGGAAAAATCGCCtcggaaaacttttcaagattgtCCAAAATTTTTCCAGATTCACAGGATTTTGAAATGCTTTGAAACGTTCGAACGAGTCTCAAAAGGGTTCAACTTCGTCGCACATTCGGTTTGCGTAATTTCACTGCACACTCCACGCATTCAACGGTCCCCGGTGAGATCAATGGAAAGTGACGGTTGAACGGGCAATCGAACGAGGCTTCGGAGATGTGCACAGGTGTCGAGACCCACAATGAAATTCAAGGGATCGCGATCGGGAGTAAACAATTGATGCAAAGATAAGGAAGCACATGCGCGACGAGGAATCGTAATCGCAGCGAAGAATAACGATACGAGTTTGAGAGTAGAAAGAAAGCGATTTTATTAATCGCTTACGAAATATGTTTGCCGATGCGAAGGTCGGAAATTGCGACTGTTTGCTCGGCAGCTGATTGGGTCAATCGTGTGCCAAAATTAGGGTGGGTGCGTTAACAGGAAATGGGAATGTGGTATAAATACTTGGggagtttcgaaaaaaagcAACATTCGAGAAGCTTTTCTGAAGGAACACAAAGCAGCAGGTGAGCCTAGAAACAGTCGAGACTCGGGAAGACTCTCCGTCGTCAAAGCACCGcgcctttttcttcttccgttGACGAGTCGTCGCGGGGAGGTTGAAAATGAGGCGATAACCGTTGATAACGAACGGGTGAAGCGAGggaaataaagttttttcgaGCCGAGTCCGCGTGGCAGCGGCCAGAATCTTCCGCTGGCTCGGCACGATCTCAGGCTTTCTCTGTTCCAGTGACTGCTTCGAGGTTTTCGCTATAAGACACTAATTCGGGATTTTAATTTCAGAGATGAGAAGCCTCGTACTTTTGGTTGCAGCCTGCTTGGCCCTGACGGCGCACGCCTCAGGAGAGAGTAAGTTAATCGAACGACGGACGGCGAGTCTGGTCGCCAGGGAATCGACGAAAGTAAAATctccgtttgttttttcagaAAAGATCGTTTGCTACATGGGCGGTTGGGCCGTGTACCGTCCCGGGCTGGGCAAGTTCAACATCGAAGACATCCAGCCCCAGCTCTGCACTCATTTGATCTACACGTTCGTCGGGCTCGTTGGAAACGACATAAAAGTTCTCGACGCCTGGCAAGACCTTCCGGACAACTGGGGCAAGGATGCCTTCGGCCGTTTCAACGCCCTCCGCAAGTTGAGCCCGAGCACGAAGACCCTCATCGCGATCGGGGGCTGGAACGAAGGCTCTCAAAAGTATTCCCAGATGGCTTCAAGCGCAAAGTCTCGAAGCGAGTTCGTCGCGAACGCGGTCGCCTTCACGAAGAAACACAACTTCGACGGCTTCGATTTGGACTGGGAATACCCCGCTCAGCGCGGAGGCTCACCCGCTGACGTTCAGAACTTCGTCGCTCTCGTCAAAGAGATGAGAGAGGCCTTCGACAAGGAAGGATTGCTCCTGACCGCCGCGGTCGGAGCCGCCAAATCCTCGGCCTCTCAGTCCTACGACATTCCCCAAATCTCCAAATACCTTCACTTCATAAACCTGATGACCTACGACCTTCACGGCTCCTGGGAGCCCCAGACGGGCATCAACGCACCGCTCTACCCGGCTGCCTCCGAAACTGGACTCTCCAGGGAATTGACTGTCGTAAGTACAAATTCAATGGCAAAAAGGTTGCTCGTCCGGGCTCGTCCGGGCCCGCGGAACTTTGAGAAAGAAGCGAGTCTCGAAAAACTCTGTTGATCGCACTCATCAAACGTTTTCCATTCCCTTGACCAGGATGCCTGCGTCAAATACTGGTTGGCCCAAGGAGTAGACCCCGAGAAGCTCGTCCTCGGTGTCGCGTCCTACGGAAGAACGTTCACCTTAGCAAATCCTTCGAACAACGGCGTCGGTGCCCCGACCCAGGGACCCGGATCAGCTGGGCCCTACACTCGTGAGTCAGGATTCTACGGATACAATGAAATTTGCGACATGCAGAGCAGCGCAGAGTGGACCGTGGTCTTCGACAAGGAGAGACGCTGCCCGTACGCTTACAACGGCAAGCAATGGGTCGGCTACGACAACGTCGAGTGAGTAGAGAGCgcagttttttttaacattttttaatatccttGAAAACGCGCTTTCCCTCGAGTCTTGAAAcgtgttcgttttttttagtcAATTTCATCCAAAGATCGAATTCGCTCAAACTTTTTTGCTCAAAAGTTTCCGTTTGGAAGCCTCCCATGTAGTTTTCGTGGCTCAATAGCGTGCGACGCAGATTCACAAAAGATTGTTCTTATCAGCAGAGGTTTTATTCGTCACCGGCGAGATTAAACGAGGCATCGGGTTTCCATCGTTCGAGCACCGACTGATTTGCTGCGCAAACACAATATCGATTTTGCTCGaagcactctctctctctctctttttcttttaaactCCACTCACTCGTATCTCAATCGGTGATAAAATTCGTCAGTAAATGAGGAAGATTCGAGAGCGTCTTATCGGCACTCGCACCGCAGACGATCCCCCTCGAGGGATTCAAGGAATCTATAAAACAAAGGGAAACTTTTTGTTGACAGGTCGATCAAGGAGAAGGCCGAATACGCGAAGAAAATGGGACTCGGTGGTGCGATGATCTGGTCCATTGAGACCGACGACTTCAGAGGCAAATGCGGCGAAAGCTACCCGCTCATCAAAACCCTCAACCACGTTCTCCGCAACGGAGTCCAAGTCTCCGAGCGCCCGACTCTACCGCCCCGCAGCACGGAAGCCCCCGCGACTGGCGCATCGAGCCCCGTCACCGAAGGGCCCCAACCGACCACCCCCGAGACCGTCAACAACAGCGGAGACTGCAAAGCTCCAGGAAACATTCCCGACCCGAACAACTCCTCGCAGTTCTTCCAGTGCGTTCCCCAGGCCGATGCCGGATACACGAGAATCACAGTCCCGTGCGCCCATGGACTCGTCTTCAACCCTTCCGCTGGCATCTGCGACTGGAAATCCTCGAGCTACTGAAACAATCCCCAGGCCTTCGGAATGACGCGGCTTCGTTCCAGCTCTGAATAATCGGACGCAAAATCCTCTTGTGATAAATAACATTCACCAAGTCCTCGAATTTTTCGTACTTGCTCTCGATCAAGTTCGCAATCCACTAGCTCTAGATCGtagttttttaaatctattcaATCTGATaaggaataaatatttatgaagCTAACGCCGCTTCCGAACGTTGATGTTTCTCGTGCGATCGGTTCAAGCTTCCCTCGAACTGCCCTCCAATTTCAGCGAATCAACTCGCGCTGCCGGCCTGCTCTACGGGACCGAACGTTCCTCGAACCCGACAATCGAGTTCATTCGTACAcggttttcttcgtttttcgatTAGGAAGAGAACCTTGTACGATAAGAATGCGATCGAAGACGACAGAAACTCTACAAAACgggaaaacgtaaaaaaagaaacgttttttcctaaaaccgtttctttttcttgtttaacttcaatttttttctgatcgaGAGTATCGATCGGTGGAGTTTCTCCCTGAGGCGGGGAGTCGTGACAccgaaataatgaattaaaattagTCACATCGAGATTAGGCTCCTAATTAAATTtcgcaataaaaacttggcggAATCGCGTGTTGGGAGAGCGAAAAAAACTGGCGAGAATTTCGGAGCCAGCACTATCTTGGAGCGCGGCATTAAAGTTAGACGATCGAATTGATACGTTATCGCCTGATCAGGTGAGAAACATCAATGAAAAGATTGAAATCAGCCTTTCAACGTTTAACGGCTACAATTTTAATCTCGAAACTAAAAATAAGCGAGCGAAGAATGATTTTCTagtgaaagaaacgaaaaaaacacgatCGAGTCGTTGGCCGAGGGAAACATATCGCGctcaatgttttttattcgatcaTCGAATTCGAAGATCTTCGGAATCGATTATCGGGTATAAAAGATTGCGTCGATGTGTCTGCGCTCAGCAGTTGTGAGTTTGGATTACCGAGCAGAATTCTCAGTCTTCTCGATCTTCGAGCTTCTTTCGAAAGATCTGCACTCCCAAAAACTCTGAGGTCGGTATTTCCACTCGTAAAAATCACTTTTCGTTCGAACGTTTCCATTGGAAATCACTTTCCACTGGAAACATTTGTAATGTActacttttcaaaaattttcaaagtatttaaacACCGATCACAAACAGCATAgcattttttggattttcctacttttcgtcccttcaattTTAAACAGCTTTACgtcgatagcaaaaagtgatgcacgtgagaactatatttcgttttgttttctagTGTTGTTCGTCACGTCAGACTAGCATTTACTAATAAGTGGAAGTGTACTGTAAACCACGAATTttgactgtcagcatagttAATTCTGCGATAAATACACGAGTTCAcgccgaatacgtgtgacattttgtCACGCGTATAGTTTTTTTCAGAGTTGCTCGAGCCTActtaacaatataaacatttgaagtgactgaaaacacttttgactatgcttatagagaaaaagagtcttgagtcttttgaataaaaggtatgggtattggtctttttattatggtggatagaacattttttattactgctcttaaattaatgctgcaatccaatAAGCatatactgtccccgagatactgtattcttagtactttcctctattGATAGTGaccgacgatttttttcttccagatgCGATCACTCGTTCTCTTGGCCGCTGCTGTCGTGGCTGTGACTTCCGTTGCCTCGGAAGAAAGTACGTAACAACATGAGATAACAGATTTCTCGATACTTTAATAAAATGCGATGGAGCCGGAGCGGTTTCGAGTTAACACGAAAGCGTAACGCGCCAGCAGCAGGTTTTTTGGTCGTCCTCACTCGAAAAGGACGTGTCGATGGTGTTTCGTTGAAggagaattataaaattgctcgaagaatgaaaaaaattggaagctTTTGGTCTCCCTTCGAAGATCGAAATGGCGATAAAATTCTTGTCGAATTTTATATTTGCAGAAAAAATAGTTTGCTACTTCGGCTCTTGGGCGACGTACCGACCCGGCGTAGGGAAGTTCGTTGTGGAGGACATCGATCCGAGTCTCTGTACCCACGTGGTCTACACGTTCGTCGGGCTCGACGCAGAAAACAATGACGTGAAGCTGATCGATCCCTGGCAGGATCTTCCGGACGGCGGTGGCCTCGACGGCTTCCGGCGCTTCATAAATTTGCGAAATAGCCACAAGGACGTTAAGTTCCTCGTGGCGATCGGCGGCTGGAACGAGGGCTCGATCAACTACTCGGACATGGTCTCGGACCCGGAAACTCGCCAGGAGTTCGTCGAGAACGTCGTCAAGTTCGTGCAAAAGTACGGCTTCGACGGGTTCGACGTCGACTGGGAATACCCCGGACAACGCGGCGGCGAGGAAGAAGACGTGGACAATTTTTCCGCCCTCGTCAAAGCCCTGAAAGAAGCTCTGGGCCAACGAGGCCTCATCCTCTCCGCAGCGGTCGGCGCTCCCCGATCCTCGGCCTCGCAGTCCTACAACATCCCAGAAATTTCTAAATACGTCGATTTCTTCAATCTTCTCTCTTACGACTTTCATGGCCCTTGGGAAAACTTCACTGGCATTAATTCTCCTCTTTTTCACGGAGCAAACGACGACGAGCGCGACCAGGCATGGACCGTTGTGAGTGTCTTCGACCAACCATTCGTTTCACTCGTTTTTCATTTCGCGGATTCAATGAAAAGATTCAGCCCCACGGAGGgaatttaatttgaaaaattaccgtgaGTCACGGTAGTGCCGCGACGAGCTGCAATTCACGATATTATTGTGGgagagaaattgaattttcctgtaaattaaatatttattgttccaAGGAGAAACTTTTACCGGAGTATTCAGTCAATTTTGACGTcctatctgcaatatttactgtTATAAAACTAAAAGTTTTGCTAAATCTTTGACATTTT of Venturia canescens isolate UGA chromosome 6, ASM1945775v1, whole genome shotgun sequence contains these proteins:
- the LOC122412266 gene encoding acidic mammalian chitinase-like isoform X1, with the protein product MQLFPFDLPAREKLGKQIFSLAPTPELFRTRKDRRQEMRSLVLLVAACLALTAHASGEKKIVCYMGGWAVYRPGLGKFNIEDIQPQLCTHLIYTFVGLVGNDIKVLDAWQDLPDNWGKDAFGRFNALRKLSPSTKTLIAIGGWNEGSQKYSQMASSAKSRSEFVANAVAFTKKHNFDGFDLDWEYPAQRGGSPADVQNFVALVKEMREAFDKEGLLLTAAVGAAKSSASQSYDIPQISKYLHFINLMTYDLHGSWEPQTGINAPLYPAASETGLSRELTVDACVKYWLAQGVDPEKLVLGVASYGRTFTLANPSNNGVGAPTQGPGSAGPYTRESGFYGYNEICDMQSSAEWTVVFDKERRCPYAYNGKQWVGYDNVESIKEKAEYAKKMGLGGAMIWSIETDDFRGKCGESYPLIKTLNHVLRNGVQVSERPTLPPRSTEAPATGASSPVTEGPQPTTPETVNNSGDCKAPGNIPDPNNSSQFFQCVPQADAGYTRITVPCAHGLVFNPSAGICDWKSSSY
- the LOC122412266 gene encoding acidic mammalian chitinase-like isoform X2, producing the protein MRSLVLLVAACLALTAHASGEKKIVCYMGGWAVYRPGLGKFNIEDIQPQLCTHLIYTFVGLVGNDIKVLDAWQDLPDNWGKDAFGRFNALRKLSPSTKTLIAIGGWNEGSQKYSQMASSAKSRSEFVANAVAFTKKHNFDGFDLDWEYPAQRGGSPADVQNFVALVKEMREAFDKEGLLLTAAVGAAKSSASQSYDIPQISKYLHFINLMTYDLHGSWEPQTGINAPLYPAASETGLSRELTVDACVKYWLAQGVDPEKLVLGVASYGRTFTLANPSNNGVGAPTQGPGSAGPYTRESGFYGYNEICDMQSSAEWTVVFDKERRCPYAYNGKQWVGYDNVESIKEKAEYAKKMGLGGAMIWSIETDDFRGKCGESYPLIKTLNHVLRNGVQVSERPTLPPRSTEAPATGASSPVTEGPQPTTPETVNNSGDCKAPGNIPDPNNSSQFFQCVPQADAGYTRITVPCAHGLVFNPSAGICDWKSSSY
- the LOC122412267 gene encoding acidic mammalian chitinase-like — encoded protein: MRSLVLLAAAVVAVTSVASEEKKIVCYFGSWATYRPGVGKFVVEDIDPSLCTHVVYTFVGLDAENNDVKLIDPWQDLPDGGGLDGFRRFINLRNSHKDVKFLVAIGGWNEGSINYSDMVSDPETRQEFVENVVKFVQKYGFDGFDVDWEYPGQRGGEEEDVDNFSALVKALKEALGQRGLILSAAVGAPRSSASQSYNIPEISKYVDFFNLLSYDFHGPWENFTGINSPLFHGANDDERDQAWTVDASVKYWLSQGAPREKIVVGIPFYGRSWTLLSRTHTSVGDITVGPGLLGPFTRESGVLSYMEICQKQQKRAWTVKFDEERRSVYAYRGHQWVAYDDVRSIKDKVEYIKQMDLGGAMVWSLDSDDFSGVCGGGKYPLLTCINKNLRGR